A single genomic interval of Cucumis sativus cultivar 9930 chromosome 7, Cucumber_9930_V3, whole genome shotgun sequence harbors:
- the LOC101212064 gene encoding extensin-3, with protein sequence MRKSRPSLMAYLLATILVATLSLPSVLAAEYVYSSPPPPYYVYKSPPPPVYSSPPPPKVKYEYKSPPPPVYHSPPPPIYHSPPPPVYHSPPPPVYSPPPPVYKSPPPPVYHSPPPPVYKSPPPPVYYSPPPPVYHSPPPPVYKSPPPPVYHSPPPPVYKSPPPPVYHSPPPPVYHSPPPPVYKSPPPPVYHSPPPPVYHSPPPPVYKSPPPPVYHSPPPPVYHSPPPPVYKSPPPPVYHSPPPPVYHSPPPPVYKSPPPPVYHSPPPPVYHSPPPPVYKSPPPPVYYSPPPPKKYEYKSPPPPVYYSPPPIYHSPPPPVYKSPPPPKKDYEYKSPPPPKKNYEHKSPPPPKKDYEYKSPPPPKKDYEYKSPPPPKKDNAYKSPPPPKKDYEYKSPPPPKKDYEYKSPSPPKKDYEYKSPPPPKKDHKYKSPPPPKKDYEYKSPPPPKKDYEYKSPPPPKKNYEYKSPPPPKKDYIYSSPPPPPYHY encoded by the coding sequence ATGAGGAAATCTAGGCCCTCTCTCATGGCCTATCTTTTGGCAACCATTTTGGTGGCGACTCTAAGTTTGCCATCCGTACTTGCTGCTGAGTATGTCTATTCTTCTCCTCCACCTCCTTATTATGTATACAAATCACCTCCTCCTCCTGTCTATTCCTCTCCTCCGCCACCAAAAGTGAAGTATGAGTACAAATCACCACCACCTCCGGTTTACCACTCTCCTCCACCACCTATTTATCACTCTCCACCACCTCCAGTTTACCATTCTCCTCCACCACCTGTTTACTCTCCACCACCTCCAGTTTATAAATCTCCACCCCCACCAGTTTACCATTCTCCTCCACCACCAGTTTACAAATCTCCACCCCCTCCAGTTTACTATTCTCCTCCACCACCTGTTTACCACTCTCCACCACCTCCCGTTTATAAATCTCCACCCCCACCAGTTTACCATTCTCCTCCACCACCAGTTTACAAATCTCCACCCCCACCAGTTTACCATTCTCCTCCACCACCTGTTTACCACTCTCCACCACCACCTGTTTATAAATCTCCACCCCCTCCAGTTTACCATTCTCCTCCACCACCTGTTTACCACTCTCCACCACCACCAGTTTATAAATCTCCACCGCCTCCAGTCTACCATTCTCCTCCACCACCTGTTTACCACTCTCCACCACCTCCAGTTTATAAATCTCCACCCCCTCCAGTTTACCATTCTCCTCCACCACCTGTTTACCACTCTCCACCACCTCCAGTTTATAAATCTCCACCGCCTCCAGTCTACCATTCTCCTCCACCACCTGTTTACCACTCTCCACCACCACCAGTTTATAAATCTCCACCCCCTCCAGTTTATTATTCGCCTCCCCCACCAAAAAAGTACGAGTATAAATCACCACCTCCTCCAGTTTATTACTCTCCTCCTCCAATTTATCACTCTCCCCCACCACCAGTTTACAAATCACCACCTCCTCCTAAAAAAGACTACGAGTACAAGTCTCCTCCACCACCAAAGAAAAACTACGAACACAAGTCTCCACCACCTCCCAAGAAGGACTATGAGTACAAGTCCCCACCCCCACCCAAGAAGGATTATGAGTACAAGTCCCCACCCCCACCCAAAAAGGACAATGCGTACAAATCTCCCCCACCACCAAAGAAGGACTACGAGTACAAGTCTCCACCGCCTCCCAAGAAAGATTACGAGTACAAGTCTCCATCACCACCAAAGAAGGACTATGAGTACAAGTCTCCACCGCCTCCTAAGAAGGACCACAAGTACAAATCTCCGCCCCCTCCCAAGAAGGACTACGAGTACAAGTCTCCTCCACCCCCCAAGAAGGACTACGAGTACAAGTCTCCCCCACCACCCAAGAAGAACTATGAATACAAGTCCCCTCCACCTCCCAAGAAGGATTACATTTATTCCTCACCTCCACCACCTCCTTACCACTACTAG